One Ranitomeya imitator isolate aRanImi1 chromosome 1, aRanImi1.pri, whole genome shotgun sequence DNA window includes the following coding sequences:
- the S100Z gene encoding protein S100-Z, whose protein sequence is MPTQLEGAMDTMIRIFHHYSGKEGDKYKLNKGELKQLLQSELTDFLACQKDPQLVDKIMNDLDSNKDNEVDFNEFVVLVAALTVACNDFFEEQLRKKGK, encoded by the exons ATGCCTACCCAGTTGGAAGGTGCCATGGATACCATGATCAGGATCTTTCACCATTATTCCGGCAAAGAAGGTGACAAGTACAAGCTGAACAAAGGAGAACTGAAGCAACTCTTGCAGAGTGAGCTCACAGACTTCCTTGCC TGTCAAAAAGATCCACAGCTGGTTGACAAGATCATGAACGATCTGGACTCCAACAAAGACAACGAAGTTGACTTTAATGAATTTGTGGTACTGGTGGCGGCCCTGACCGTGGCTTGTAATGACTTCTTTGAAGAACagctgagaaaaaaaggaaaataa